GTCGATGAGGGCGACCATCTCGTTGAGGTACTCGTTGAGGAGGGCCGTCACGCGTCCGGGCGGCGTGGCCTCCGAGAGCCGGGTAAACCCGGCGAGGTCGGTGAACACGACGGTCACCGGCCGCCGCTCGGCCTCGACGCGGACGTCGCTCTCCTGGCGCAGAATCCGCTCGGCGACCTTCTTGGGGAAGTACTTCTGGAGCCGCGTGTTGAAGGTCGAGAGCTGCCCGTTGAGGCTCTCCACGCGGGCCTTCTCGTCGGCCAGCTCGCGCGTTCGCTCGGCGACGACGCCCTCGAGGTGCTCGGCGCGGGCGCGGAGTTGGGCCGTCCGCGCCTTGTAGCCGGCGAACGCGAGGCCGACGCCCGCGAGGAGGCAGAGCGCGGCGAACCAGCCGGTCTGCCACACGTGCGGCCGGAGCGTGAACGCGACCGTGGCGTCGGTGTCGCTCCACACGCCGTCGGCGTTGGCCGCTCGGACGCGGAAGACGTAGTCGCCGGGCGGGAGGTCGTTGTAGAAGGCCTGGCGGCGAGCGCCCGCCTCGGTCCACTCCTCGTCGTGCCCGTCGAGCCGGTACCGGTGTCGGACGCGCGTCGGGGTGACGAAGCTGAGCCCGGCGTAGGCGATCTCGAACTGAGAGACCCCGGGCCCGACCGTGACCGCGCCGCCCCCGAGGCGGACCGGGTCGCCGTCCACGCGCAGCCGCTCCACGACGACGGGGGGCGCGACCTCGTTCGTCCGGATCCGGCTCGGGTCGATGACGGCCACGCCGCCGTTCGTCGGCACGTAGAGGGCCCCGTCGGCGGCGCGGGCACCGGCCGGCTGGCTCCCGCCGTTGGCTTCGGCGCTCGGGAGCCCGTCGGCCCGCCCGTAGAGCGTCATGCGGACCGGCGCGCCCGTCCGGGCCGCCTCGGCGAGCGCGTCGGCCGGGGCGACGGACACGCCGCGGTTCGACGTCAGCCAGATCCGGCCCTGGCCGTCGTCGAGGACCTGCGGGATGATCTGCGAGGGGACGCCCTCCGCCGTCGTGAGCCGGTGGACCGCACCGTCGGCGACGTGGAGGAGCCCCGACCCATCGGTGCCGACCCACACGCCGTCGGGGCGTGGGAGGATGGAGAGCGCGTTGTCGGATTCGGTCCCCGCGACGGCCTCGACCGCGCGCCCGTCGTACCGGTGGAGGCCGGCGCCGTAGGTCCCGATCCAGAGCACGCCGTCCGCGGCGCCGAGCGCCGTCACGGGCGCCTCCGGCGCGCCGGGCGCGTCGAGGGGCACGACGGCCCCGTCGGCCCACCGCCCGGCTCCGGTGGCGGTCCCGACCCAGAGCGTCCCGGCGTCGTCCTCCTCGAGCGCGATGACGTAGGGGTCGGGGAGGCCCGCGCCCTCGGTCACACACCCGGCCACGCGCCCGCCGACGACGCGGCACAGCCCGGCGCCCTCCACGCCCGCCCAAACTGTCCCGTCGCGGGTGGCGTAGACCGCCGAGACGTCGTCGCCGGGCAACCCGTCCGCCGAGGTGACCGTCTGCACGACGCGCCCGCCGACGACGTGCGCGAGCCCGCCCGTCGTCCCGACCCAGACGCCGCGGTCGGGGTCGGCCGCGACGGCGTAGGCGCGGTCGGCGGGGAGGCCTTCGCGAGAGGTCACGGGCGTGAACTTGGCCGTCCGGAGGCGCGCGAGGCCGCCGCCGCCGGTCCCGATCCAGAGGCTGCCCTCCGGGTCCTGGAGCAGGGCGAGGACCGTGCCGAGGTCGGCCCCGGCGGCCTCGGCGATCGTCTCGACCTGGTCGCCGCGGGCGCGAAGGAGGCCGCCGCCGTCCGTCCCGATCCACAGGCTGCCGGCGTCGTCGAGCAGGAGCGCCTCGGTGGGCACGCCGGCCGCCGCTTCCGCCTCGGGCCGCGCGCGGAGCGTCCCGCTGTGGAGGTAGCCGAGCGGGTGGTCGCTGAGGGGTCCGATCCAGAGACCGCCCCGTGCGTCTTCTGCGAGCGCGCCGACGGGTTCCGCCGCCGCCCCCCCGAGGCCGTCGAACGCCTCGACGCGTCCGTTCGCAACGCGCGCCAGGCCGCCTCGCGTCCCGACCCAGAGGCCGCCTCGCCCGAGGAGGAGGGTGCGGACGTAGGCCGTCGGCAGGCCGTCGTCCTCGCCCAGGCACTGGAACCGGTCGGCGCCGGGCGCCAACTGGCAGAGCCCATCGAACGTGCCGGCCCAGACGGCACCGTCGGGGGCCACGGCGAGGGCGGCTACGGCCGGGCTCGGGAGGCCGGCGTCCGTGTCGAACGTCCGCACGCGGAGGTCGCGGTCGACGTGGGCGAGCCCGCCGCGACGCGTGCCGACCCAGAGCCCTCCATCGGCTGAGGGGGCGAGGGCTCGGACGTCGCCGTCGGGGAGCCCGCCTCGCCCGCGGCCGACGACCGTGAACGTCACGCCGTCGAAGCGGGCGAGGCCCTCCTGGGTCCCGAACCAGAGGTGCCCGTCGGCCGTCCGCGCGATGGCTTCGACGCGGCTCTGAGGCAGACCCTCCTCGGCGCCCCACGCTTCGGCGTGAAGCTGGGTGAGCGCGAGCCGCGGGTCGAGCGCCGCCTGCTCGGGACGACCGGTAGGGAGCCCAGCCGCCGTGGACTGGGCCACGGTCAGACCGGGCCAGACGACGCTCGCTACGAGCGCCCCGATCGCGCAGAGTAAACTGAGACGGGCCATCGACACGAGGCAAACGTACCCCGAGATCGGGGAGAGAGGCGCGTAGGACAAACGCGGACGACGGTACCGAGCCGGATCCTACGCGGATTGCGGATCGGGGAAAATGGGCGTTCCAAAGGGGATCGTCAGGTAAAACGACCCGTGGGACGGTCGATCATAGGGGGGTGCCGAGACCCGTCACGTCGCATGGCTTCACGGCGCGGCCGCTGGGTTTTAGTTTCCCTGATCGTCCCCTGGCACCTGATGACGACTCGTTCTCGCACCCTCGTCGCTCTCGCGATCGCCCTCGTCGCCGTCGCCGGCTGCGACAGCCTGACCGATACCGGCTCCGCCGGGCTGGCGGCGTCCTCAGCCCACGACTGGCAGTCCGAGGTGCTCGCTGCGGCGGAGGGCCTGGACCCGCTCGGGTCGATCGACCTCTTCGTGAGCTTCGCCCCGGGCACCGATCCCGAGGCCGAGTCCGACGCGATGTTCGACGGCCACGACGTCCGCCGACGGGGCTACGTCCAGGAGACGAACCCCGGCGTCGCGATCCAACTGTCGCTGGTCGACCTCAACACGATCCTCGGCATCCTCGGGCTCAACCCGCTCGTGATCGACGTCGAGGTCGACCTCCGCATTCCGCTGGAGGCCTTCCCGGGTACGTACGTCCCCCTCAGCGACCGGTACACCGGACGCGAGAGCGACGTCCTGATCGCGCAGACGACCATGCCGGGAGAGTTCGAGGGCCAGATGCTGCCGTGGAGCGTCCGCCAGGTCCGCGGCCACCTTTCCTCGACCGCCTCGGGCGACGGCGCCGGGACGGTCGACGTCGACGTGTACGTGATCGACTCGGGCGTCGACCATCCGGACGTGAACGTCGTCGAGAGCGTGTCCTTCCTCGACGAGGGCGCCGAGGCGGGCCCGACGACGCACGGCAACCACGTGGCCGGCATCATTGGCGGGACCGACGACGAGGGCGGGATGGTCGGCGTGGCGCCCGGCGTCCGGATCCACTCGCTGGACGTGTTCGACGCGT
This sequence is a window from Rubrivirga marina. Protein-coding genes within it:
- a CDS encoding two-component regulator propeller domain-containing protein; protein product: MSYAPLSPISGYVCLVSMARLSLLCAIGALVASVVWPGLTVAQSTAAGLPTGRPEQAALDPRLALTQLHAEAWGAEEGLPQSRVEAIARTADGHLWFGTQEGLARFDGVTFTVVGRGRGGLPDGDVRALAPSADGGLWVGTRRGGLAHVDRDLRVRTFDTDAGLPSPAVAALAVAPDGAVWAGTFDGLCQLAPGADRFQCLGEDDGLPTAYVRTLLLGRGGLWVGTRGGLARVANGRVEAFDGLGGAAAEPVGALAEDARGGLWIGPLSDHPLGYLHSGTLRARPEAEAAAGVPTEALLLDDAGSLWIGTDGGGLLRARGDQVETIAEAAGADLGTVLALLQDPEGSLWIGTGGGGLARLRTAKFTPVTSREGLPADRAYAVAADPDRGVWVGTTGGLAHVVGGRVVQTVTSADGLPGDDVSAVYATRDGTVWAGVEGAGLCRVVGGRVAGCVTEGAGLPDPYVIALEEDDAGTLWVGTATGAGRWADGAVVPLDAPGAPEAPVTALGAADGVLWIGTYGAGLHRYDGRAVEAVAGTESDNALSILPRPDGVWVGTDGSGLLHVADGAVHRLTTAEGVPSQIIPQVLDDGQGRIWLTSNRGVSVAPADALAEAARTGAPVRMTLYGRADGLPSAEANGGSQPAGARAADGALYVPTNGGVAVIDPSRIRTNEVAPPVVVERLRVDGDPVRLGGGAVTVGPGVSQFEIAYAGLSFVTPTRVRHRYRLDGHDEEWTEAGARRQAFYNDLPPGDYVFRVRAANADGVWSDTDATVAFTLRPHVWQTGWFAALCLLAGVGLAFAGYKARTAQLRARAEHLEGVVAERTRELADEKARVESLNGQLSTFNTRLQKYFPKKVAERILRQESDVRVEAERRPVTVVFTDLAGFTRLSEATPPGRVTALLNEYLNEMVALIDTHGGTLDKFMGDGIMVLFGAADPMPPDEQARRAVAMAVEMQRAMARLRRSWEAGGLGHRVDLRIGIHQSEVTVGNFGSDELVEFTAIGRGVNLAARLESACAPGGVLVSEAVHALTVSDVTFAPPRELRLKGIDAPVAGYPVELDATAATA
- a CDS encoding S8 family serine peptidase, with the protein product MTTRSRTLVALAIALVAVAGCDSLTDTGSAGLAASSAHDWQSEVLAAAEGLDPLGSIDLFVSFAPGTDPEAESDAMFDGHDVRRRGYVQETNPGVAIQLSLVDLNTILGILGLNPLVIDVEVDLRIPLEAFPGTYVPLSDRYTGRESDVLIAQTTMPGEFEGQMLPWSVRQVRGHLSSTASGDGAGTVDVDVYVIDSGVDHPDVNVVESVSFLDEGAEAGPTTHGNHVAGIIGGTDDEGGMVGVAPGVRIHSLDVFDASGTTSMSQVMRAVDHVTAAKRANPAAPIVVNLSLGAATSTTELNALDRAIQTSIRAGVVYVVSAGNDGVNAAYVSPARVPEVITVGAYDSRWQFASEFSNHGPVVDLLAPGVRVVSGADGGRYARLDGTSMAAPHVTGAAALNLARRPSAKPGHVETQLWRRGRSLGQGVPPNTTTRSVWVGTM